Within the Leptotrichia sp. oral taxon 498 genome, the region CTTTGGACGAAGTGGCAAAATACGATGTGGAAAATTTGACAATTCATAATTTGGCGATAAAAAATGCAAGTAAACTTAATAAAGAGAATTATGAGCATCGTGACACTTTGGACTACAAGACTATTTTTGAAAAAATTTCTAAAATTACTGAAAATAAAGGACTTTTCCCTTATTATATGTACCGCCAGAAAAACAGTTTTCAGTGGGGAGAAAATCTGGGATATTCGCTTAAAAACTATGAGTCCATTTACAACATTGAAATGATTGAAGAAAATAAGACAATTATTGGAATTGGAGCTGGAGCTATAACAAAACTTATTTGGACGGATGAAAATACAAAAAAAGATAATATAAAAAGACTTGTCAATCCAAAAGATCCACTTGTATGGATGAACGAATTAGAAATACGTCTTGAAATAAAAAAAGAAAAAATTAGAGAAATTTCTAAAAAATTATAAATAAATTTAAAAATAATAATAATAAATAAAATAAACTATTCATATTTTATAAAGAATAGTTTATTTTATTTTATTTTATTTTTTTAACTTTGATTTTTATTGATTTTTATTTCAATTCTTCTGTTTTTAGCTCTTCCATCTTCATCATCATTTGATGCGATAGGATTACTGTCTCCTTTTCCAACTGTTTCAATAATTCTTTCAGGAGCAAGTCCCAAATCAATTAATCTTTCTTCAACGCTTTCAGCTCTTCTAAGTGATAATTCTTTGTTGTAGCTCTTTGTTCCCTTTGAATCTGTATATCCGATAATTGAAACTTTTAAATTTTTTTCTTCAATGTATTTTTTTACTTGTTCTAATATTGGATTATATTCATCTTTTATATTTGCACTATTATAATCAAATTTTAATTTATTTGTATCTAATACAATTAAATCTCCTTCAGATTTTTTTGTTTCAGTTACATAATTTTCCACATTTTCAGAATTTGTATTGTCAACTTCGACAGCATCTGTTCTCATAGCATTGTCTCTTAAATTTGAAGTTGTTATTTTTTTTGCAGTAGTTGGTGCCGAAACTAATAGCACAGATAACATCGCTGTTACTTTTGATCTTTTATCCATCTTGTCAGCCTCTCTTCCATTTATTTTAATTTTATTTTTATTTTTATTACATAATTGCTACTTAAATTATACTACATTTCTTTATATTTTCATAGAATTTTTTTGTCTTTTGGAAAAATTTTATAAAAAATATAATTTACAAAAATAAAATTTTTATTTTCAGATAAATTTATTTAGCCAAAAACTCTTTTACAAAATTAACAACTTCCTCAACCTTAACCTCAACACTTTCTCCAGTTGCTCTATCCTTAACTTCTACAATTCCAGAAGATACACCTTTTCCAGCTACAATTTTAAGCGGGAATCCAATTAAGTCAGCATCTTTAAACTTAAATCCTGCTCTCTCATTTCTGTCATCTAAAACAACATCAATATTTTCATTTTTCAACGCCTCATAAATTTTTTCAGCAACATTTACTTGAGTTTCATCTTTTACATTAGCAATAATCACATCTGCAATATACGGTGCAATTGATTTTGGCCAAATAATTCCATATTCATCATTTTTTTGCTCAATTACAGCCGACATCAATCTTGAAACTCCGATTCCATAACACCCCATCAAAATAACTTGCTGTTTTCCATTTTCATCCAAAACTTTCGCATTTAATGCTTTTGAATACTTATCTCCCAATTTAAAAATGTGTCCAACTTCCATTCCACGAGCAATTTTTAGCACACCTTTTCCATCTGGCGAAATATCTCCCGCTCTAGCCGTTCTAATATCAGCAACCACATCATAATGCAAGTCTTCCAAATTAACATTAATAAAGTGATAATCCTTTTTATTTGCTCCTAACGCAAAATTTCTCACATATTTTACTGTTTCATCAATAACAACTGTAAGTCCTTCCTTTTTCTCATAAGACCCCGCAAATCCAGGAACAATCCCAAATTTTTCGCATTCTTCTTCAGTCATCATTTCCAATTCCATCGAAGCATTCACTGCATTTTTCAATTTAATTTCATTTACATCCAGATCTCCACGAATAAGTGCCAACACATAATTTACCTTATCTTCCAACACTTCCTTCAACATAACCGCCTTAACAGTTTTTTCTTCTGGAATAGTCAAAAATTCTGACAATTCCTTAATTGTCTTAGTATTAGGCGTTTTAACCAATTCTTTTGGCAATTTTTCTTCTGTACTTTCCTTCAATTCAATGATACTCGTAGCTTTTTCAACATTTGCAGCATAATCTGATGAGTCACTATATAAAATATCATCTTCTCCATTTTCAGCAAGTACCATAAATTCATTTGAAGAATCTCCTCCAATCGAACCTGAATCTGCATCAACTGCTCTAAATTTTAATTCCATTCTTTCTAAAACTCTAGAATACGCATTTTTCATATTCAAAAATTCTTCATCCAACGATTCTTTTGTCAAGTGGAAACTGTAAGCATCTTTCATTAAGAACTCTCTTCCTCTCATAAGACCAAATCTTGGACGCATTTCATCTCTAAATTTTGTCTGAATTTGATACAAGCTAAATGGCAAATCTTTATACGAAGTAATCGTATTTCTCACAATATCCGTAACAACTTCTTCATGTGTAGGCCCCAACGCAAATTCTCTCTCATTTCTATCCTTCATTCTCATAAGTTCTGAACCATAAGCAAACCATCTTCCAGACTCTTCCCACAACGAAGCTGGTTGCAATACTGGCATTAAAATTTCCTGCGACCCAGCTCTATCCATTTCCTCTCTAACAATATTCTCAATTTTTTTCAAAACCCTGTATCCCAGCGGCAAATAGCTATAAACTCCTCTCGTCAGCTGTCTAATCATGGAAGCTCTCAACA harbors:
- a CDS encoding OmpA family protein; this translates as MDKRSKVTAMLSVLLVSAPTTAKKITTSNLRDNAMRTDAVEVDNTNSENVENYVTETKKSEGDLIVLDTNKLKFDYNSANIKDEYNPILEQVKKYIEEKNLKVSIIGYTDSKGTKSYNKELSLRRAESVEERLIDLGLAPERIIETVGKGDSNPIASNDDEDGRAKNRRIEIKINKNQS
- a CDS encoding proline--tRNA ligase encodes the protein MRLSKAFLKTCKEAPKEAEVISHKLMLRASMIRQLTRGVYSYLPLGYRVLKKIENIVREEMDRAGSQEILMPVLQPASLWEESGRWFAYGSELMRMKDRNEREFALGPTHEEVVTDIVRNTITSYKDLPFSLYQIQTKFRDEMRPRFGLMRGREFLMKDAYSFHLTKESLDEEFLNMKNAYSRVLERMELKFRAVDADSGSIGGDSSNEFMVLAENGEDDILYSDSSDYAANVEKATSIIELKESTEEKLPKELVKTPNTKTIKELSEFLTIPEEKTVKAVMLKEVLEDKVNYVLALIRGDLDVNEIKLKNAVNASMELEMMTEEECEKFGIVPGFAGSYEKKEGLTVVIDETVKYVRNFALGANKKDYHFINVNLEDLHYDVVADIRTARAGDISPDGKGVLKIARGMEVGHIFKLGDKYSKALNAKVLDENGKQQVILMGCYGIGVSRLMSAVIEQKNDEYGIIWPKSIAPYIADVIIANVKDETQVNVAEKIYEALKNENIDVVLDDRNERAGFKFKDADLIGFPLKIVAGKGVSSGIVEVKDRATGESVEVKVEEVVNFVKEFLAK